ATGAAATAGCATTATTATAATCTCTCTCATCGTTGAGTTCAAATCTAACTTCTAATTCATTCATTAATTTTACCTCTCAATTCTTTAAAGGCTGAAGTCTCTTTACATTCACTCAGTCTATAGTAAGTTTTTGGTGATGTTTTATAGACACAAAGCCTAATATTTTCTTGCACTCATTTTAGCACTTCAATATAATACTGTCAACATTTTTGATAATATTTTTTATTTATTTTTATTAAATACATATTTGTATCTTTTTGGATTAAAAAAGCGATGCTTAATTGAACATCGTCTTTACTATTCTGTTATATCTGCAATGTAATGCTCGATTTTAAGAGCCATTGACATATTTCCCTCAAGCTTATATAGAAAATAAGCCGTTTCAAAGTACTCTTTTACTGCAACTTTAGAAGAAAAATTCTTACTGACATTTCCCATCAATACATACAAATCAGCCAAAAGATACGTTGTTCTATACGTCTTACATTGCTTTATCGTATCTGTGATTTTAGTAATAGCCTCTTCAGTATTATTCTGCAACCATAGATAGCGACAAACATTATAATTAAATTTAATAGAAAGGTTTAATTCTTCGATTGTGTTTAACTTGAGTTGATTTACTTGATACTCTAACTTTTCTCTAATTTCATTAAAACTCTCTAAATCTTCAATATCATAATAAAAATTGAATAGAGTATTTGCAACTTGAAGGTAGGTCAAGTCAGTTACACTTAACTGAGACAGTACCTTCTCCAATCTTGCCACAGCCTCCTCTTTTTGCCCATAGAAATAAAAATCTATAAGAGATTTTGTCCACTCCATATAAAATTTATTTACTAGAGACAAGCGATGCACCTTTACACTCTCTAATTCATATATATATTTCAAAGACTCATAATTTCGATTTGTGATAAATGTCTGGGCTAACTTTTTAAACTCTGATAACTCATCAATCTCTTCTACAATCTGCTCATTAAAAAAATAATCTATACTAACTTTTAACTTCTTAGACAGAGCATATAAAAAGTCTGCTCCTGGAGTAAATTCTCCATTCTCTAATCGACTAATCTGTCCCTGTTTACATATCCCCTCAGCCAATTCTCGCTGAGACATTTTTAATTCTTTTCGTCTATTTTTTAATCTTGTTGCTAATAGTGTACCCACGTTTGCATTTTCCTTTTCTATTCGATTTCAATTTCAATTGTAAC
This portion of the Streptococcus mitis B6 genome encodes:
- a CDS encoding helix-turn-helix domain-containing protein; the encoded protein is MGTLLATRLKNRRKELKMSQRELAEGICKQGQISRLENGEFTPGADFLYALSKKLKVSIDYFFNEQIVEEIDELSEFKKLAQTFITNRNYESLKYIYELESVKVHRLSLVNKFYMEWTKSLIDFYFYGQKEEAVARLEKVLSQLSVTDLTYLQVANTLFNFYYDIEDLESFNEIREKLEYQVNQLKLNTIEELNLSIKFNYNVCRYLWLQNNTEEAITKITDTIKQCKTYRTTYLLADLYVLMGNVSKNFSSKVAVKEYFETAYFLYKLEGNMSMALKIEHYIADITE